A DNA window from Candidatus Binataceae bacterium contains the following coding sequences:
- a CDS encoding Rieske 2Fe-2S domain-containing protein produces the protein MLNQAENELLCRVGAGTAMGELLREYWVPALRSEALEADGAPVRVRLMGENYVAFRASDGRVGFFDEGCPHRCASMALARNEDNALTCIFHGWKIDVTGKVVEVPSEPAERRAEFAAKVRVRHYPVREAGSVVWVYLGRRDQPPAFLDFEFNHLPSSHVLARRAIMHCNWFQGLEAVLDSAHLGILHQGFLPVAQARDVPDLEMACANSGPSFEFVPTPYGFREGALRAQRDGGIYARIREMVLPFYSFIPMGLTQPCLMICSIPIDDEWTAQWYFNYDPNQPLGEYRKLACQGDSGNPDNFCSDLGGWDNMWHQDRKAMKEGHWTGITRHLPFEDFVVEEAMGPIVDRTREYLGSSDTIIIRTRRMLLEAARAHAKGKGTAWLDRGVDYRRIRALAIKYPERQNWRDIDPLNPPAPMV, from the coding sequence ATGCTGAATCAGGCGGAAAACGAACTGTTGTGTAGGGTGGGCGCGGGCACCGCGATGGGCGAGTTGCTGCGCGAGTACTGGGTTCCGGCGCTGCGCTCGGAGGCGCTGGAGGCCGACGGGGCCCCGGTGCGGGTGCGCTTGATGGGCGAGAATTATGTCGCCTTCCGCGCCAGCGATGGCCGGGTGGGTTTTTTCGACGAAGGCTGTCCCCATCGCTGCGCCTCGATGGCGCTGGCGCGCAATGAAGACAACGCGCTGACCTGTATCTTTCACGGCTGGAAGATCGACGTCACCGGCAAGGTGGTCGAGGTGCCCTCGGAGCCGGCGGAGCGGCGCGCAGAATTCGCCGCCAAGGTACGCGTGCGCCATTATCCGGTGCGCGAGGCCGGGAGCGTGGTGTGGGTGTACCTTGGGCGGCGCGATCAGCCGCCGGCTTTCTTGGACTTCGAGTTCAACCACCTGCCCTCAAGTCACGTCCTCGCGCGCCGCGCGATCATGCATTGCAACTGGTTCCAGGGACTGGAGGCGGTGCTCGACTCGGCGCACTTGGGAATTCTGCACCAAGGCTTTCTGCCGGTGGCGCAGGCGCGCGATGTCCCCGATTTGGAAATGGCCTGCGCCAACAGCGGCCCGAGCTTTGAGTTTGTGCCCACGCCCTACGGTTTTCGCGAGGGCGCTTTGCGCGCGCAGCGCGACGGCGGAATTTACGCCCGCATCCGCGAGATGGTCCTGCCCTTCTATTCGTTTATCCCGATGGGCCTGACTCAACCCTGCCTGATGATCTGCTCGATTCCGATCGACGATGAGTGGACCGCGCAGTGGTACTTCAATTACGACCCCAACCAGCCCCTGGGCGAATATCGTAAGCTCGCCTGCCAGGGCGACTCCGGCAATCCCGACAATTTCTGCTCCGATCTCGGCGGCTGGGACAACATGTGGCATCAGGACCGCAAAGCGATGAAGGAGGGGCATTGGACCGGCATCACGCGCCATCTGCCGTTCGAGGACTTCGTGGTTGAAGAGGCGATGGGGCCGATCGTCGACCGCACCCGCGAGTACCTGGGCTCCAGCGATACGATCATCATCCGCACGCGCCGGATGCTGTTGGAAGCGGCGCGCGCTCATGCCAAGGGCAAGGGCACCGCGTGGCTGGATCGAGGCGTAGACTACCGCCGCATTCGCGCCCTGGCGATCAAGTATCCCGAGCGCCAGAACTGGCGCGACATCGACCCCTTGAACCCGCCGGCGCCGATGGTCTGA
- a CDS encoding plasma-membrane proton-efflux P-type ATPase — MSDPTVNQSGNSGGLTSQEASVRLARFGRNALAEPKNHPVMRYLGKLWAPIPWMLEATIALELGLGRITEAVVIGFLLIFNSALSFWQEDRAHSALNLLRKRLTVRARVLRDGSWRSIDAEELVPGDIVHVRAGDVVPADLAVSEGSVLLDQSALTGESLPVEAGAGHTLYASSVVKRGEASGEIKATGSHTFFGRTAQLVSTATTASHLGEVIFAIVRYLVAFDTVLVAALLIYAVYARMPATDALPFALILLVASVPVALPATFTLATTLGALELTRRGVLITRLSAIEEAAAMDVLCVDKTGTITENRLTLAAMVPLAKVSENQLLDLAVLASDEATQDPIDLAILKAARQRGLLPSTRRLGFTPFDPATKRSEASILMDGEPWRVAKGAPRTITELCAPGENLEAQIAALAARGNRVLAVAAGPEKHWQLMGLLGLHDPPRADSRELIGGLSALGVRVVMVTGDDQATARAIASEVGIGERVAPAQILRGPAPASFDQHDVFAGVFPEDKFALVRLFQGRGHVCGMTGDGVNDAPALKQAEVGIAVSESTDVARAAASIVLTAAGLTNVIAAVEVSRRIYQRMLTYTLNKIIKTLEIAVFLSVGVMLTRVFVITPLLIVLLLFTNDFVTMSIASDSVTFSRKPDRWHVGNLLLNGATIAAAILILSFAVFFTARDRLHLPLGQLQTLIFLMLVFSGQGTVYLVREREHFWRSRPGPWLITASLADIAVVSTLAIEGILMAPIAPAMVSGLLLLVAGYLVAVDFLKVRVFKALALR; from the coding sequence ATGTCTGACCCAACCGTCAACCAATCGGGCAATTCTGGCGGCCTCACCAGCCAGGAGGCCAGTGTGCGGTTAGCGCGCTTTGGCCGCAACGCTCTGGCAGAGCCCAAGAACCATCCCGTGATGCGGTATCTCGGCAAACTATGGGCTCCGATTCCCTGGATGCTAGAGGCCACCATCGCGCTGGAGCTGGGACTGGGCAGAATCACCGAAGCGGTGGTGATCGGGTTTTTGCTGATTTTCAATTCAGCCCTGAGCTTTTGGCAGGAGGATCGCGCTCACAGCGCCCTCAATCTGCTGCGCAAGCGGCTGACAGTACGGGCCCGCGTACTGCGCGACGGCAGTTGGCGCTCGATCGATGCCGAGGAACTGGTTCCTGGCGATATCGTGCATGTGCGCGCCGGCGACGTAGTTCCGGCCGACCTCGCGGTCAGCGAGGGCAGCGTCCTGCTGGACCAGTCGGCGCTGACCGGAGAATCTCTGCCGGTTGAGGCCGGCGCCGGCCACACCTTGTACGCCAGCAGCGTGGTCAAACGGGGCGAAGCCAGCGGCGAGATCAAAGCCACTGGGTCTCATACCTTTTTCGGCCGCACAGCTCAGTTGGTCAGCACGGCGACGACCGCCAGTCACCTGGGTGAAGTGATCTTCGCCATCGTCAGATACCTGGTAGCCTTCGATACCGTGCTGGTGGCCGCACTGCTCATCTATGCGGTTTACGCGCGGATGCCGGCCACCGACGCACTGCCTTTCGCGCTCATCTTGCTGGTTGCTTCGGTGCCGGTGGCGCTGCCTGCAACCTTTACTCTGGCGACCACGCTGGGCGCCCTGGAGCTGACCCGCCGCGGCGTGTTGATTACCCGGCTATCGGCGATCGAAGAGGCCGCGGCGATGGACGTGCTGTGCGTGGATAAGACCGGCACGATTACTGAAAATCGCCTGACCTTGGCCGCGATGGTGCCGCTGGCCAAGGTCTCGGAAAATCAGCTTTTGGATTTGGCCGTGCTGGCTTCAGACGAAGCCACCCAGGATCCAATCGACCTGGCGATCCTGAAGGCGGCGCGCCAGCGCGGACTTTTACCCTCCACGCGGCGGCTTGGGTTTACCCCTTTTGACCCCGCTACCAAGCGCTCCGAAGCCTCGATTCTCATGGACGGCGAGCCGTGGCGAGTGGCGAAGGGCGCGCCCCGAACGATCACCGAACTGTGCGCACCGGGCGAGAACCTCGAGGCCCAAATCGCCGCCCTGGCGGCGCGCGGAAATCGCGTGCTGGCGGTCGCGGCCGGTCCCGAGAAGCATTGGCAATTGATGGGCCTGCTGGGGCTGCACGATCCGCCCCGCGCCGACTCGCGCGAGCTTATCGGCGGCCTGTCGGCGCTGGGAGTTCGCGTGGTGATGGTGACCGGCGACGACCAGGCCACCGCGCGCGCGATCGCGTCCGAGGTCGGGATCGGCGAGCGCGTCGCGCCGGCGCAGATTCTGCGCGGGCCGGCTCCCGCTTCCTTCGACCAGCACGACGTCTTCGCCGGAGTCTTCCCCGAGGACAAATTCGCCCTGGTACGGTTGTTCCAGGGCCGCGGCCACGTCTGCGGGATGACCGGCGACGGAGTCAACGACGCACCCGCGCTCAAGCAGGCCGAGGTCGGGATCGCGGTGTCCGAATCCACCGACGTGGCGCGCGCCGCCGCCAGTATCGTGCTCACCGCGGCGGGGCTGACCAACGTGATCGCGGCGGTCGAGGTAAGTCGGCGGATCTATCAGCGGATGCTGACCTATACGCTAAACAAGATCATCAAAACCCTGGAGATCGCCGTTTTTCTCAGCGTCGGAGTGATGCTCACCCGAGTGTTCGTCATTACCCCGCTGCTGATCGTGCTGCTGCTGTTCACCAACGACTTTGTCACCATGTCGATCGCCAGCGACAGCGTCACATTCTCCCGCAAGCCCGATCGCTGGCACGTCGGCAACCTGTTGCTCAACGGCGCCACGATCGCCGCGGCCATCCTGATACTGTCCTTCGCGGTGTTTTTTACCGCCCGCGACCGCTTACATCTGCCTCTGGGGCAATTGCAGACATTGATCTTCCTGATGCTGGTGTTCAGCGGCCAGGGTACCGTTTACCTGGTCCGCGAGCGCGAGCACTTCTGGCGCTCGCGACCCGGCCCCTGGCTGATCACCGCTTCGCTGGCCGACATCGCGGTGGTCAGCACGCTCGCCATCGAGGGGATTCTGATGGCCCCGATCGCGCCCGCCATGGTGAGCGGGCTCCTGCTCCTGGTCGCCGGCTACCTGGTCGCGGTGGACTTTCTTAAGGTGCGGGTCTTCAAGGCGTTGGCCTTGCGCTGA
- a CDS encoding universal stress protein, with amino-acid sequence MKNPFARILCPVDFDEYAVGAMELACRLAEDSPTVVYLLHVLVPVIPAPEQIGVPLEPFPLSEPEVRKQLEQLAREHLAGHVKYEVRTGIGDPAHVILGRIEEIGIDLVIMPTHGRRGLGRMVLGSVAEQIVRRANCPVMTVRPALAEKAAKSTGR; translated from the coding sequence ATGAAGAATCCTTTTGCTCGAATTTTATGCCCAGTTGATTTTGACGAGTATGCTGTCGGCGCCATGGAGCTAGCTTGCCGTCTGGCCGAGGACAGCCCCACTGTAGTCTACCTCCTGCATGTCCTGGTCCCGGTTATTCCGGCTCCCGAACAGATCGGGGTCCCGCTGGAACCTTTTCCGCTGAGCGAGCCCGAGGTGCGCAAGCAGTTGGAGCAACTCGCCCGCGAGCATCTGGCCGGACACGTCAAGTATGAGGTCCGCACCGGGATTGGCGACCCCGCACACGTGATCCTGGGGCGCATCGAGGAGATCGGAATCGATCTGGTAATCATGCCGACCCACGGCCGCCGCGGCCTTGGCCGTATGGTTCTGGGTAGCGTGGCCGAGCAGATCGTCAGGCGGGCGAACTGCCCGGTGATGACAGTCCGGCCAGCCTTGGCTGAGAAAGCGGCCAAGTCCACAGGGCGCTAG
- a CDS encoding universal stress protein, whose translation MITGARNVLCPIELDDSFASALALAKMLVVRNQGKLFLLHVVAPVNDPLLVAGSLKTHRDLAASERGLKEIAARELAGVPHELVLRVGDIVDEILKAEVEFAIDLVVMPTHRHSQIFRLLADGVSQRVVRDSICPVTTLSEKAWTNARLLSDLT comes from the coding sequence ATGATCACAGGCGCCCGAAATGTCCTATGTCCAATAGAGTTGGACGACAGTTTTGCCAGCGCGCTAGCCTTGGCCAAGATGCTGGTGGTGCGCAACCAGGGCAAGCTCTTTCTACTTCACGTCGTGGCGCCGGTTAACGACCCATTGTTGGTCGCCGGCTCGCTTAAGACCCATCGCGATCTGGCTGCCTCGGAGCGCGGGCTCAAGGAGATCGCAGCCCGCGAATTGGCCGGCGTCCCGCATGAGCTCGTGCTGCGTGTCGGCGACATCGTGGACGAGATTCTCAAAGCTGAAGTCGAGTTTGCGATCGATCTGGTCGTCATGCCTACCCATCGTCACAGCCAGATCTTTCGCCTACTCGCGGACGGGGTCTCGCAGCGCGTCGTGCGTGACTCCATCTGTCCGGTGACCACGCTGTCGGAAAAGGCCTGGACCAACGCTCGGTTGCTCAGCGACTTAACGTGA